The Urbifossiella limnaea genome has a window encoding:
- the truA gene encoding tRNA pseudouridine(38-40) synthase TruA codes for MRNLRLTLRYDGTDFSGWQTQPGRRTVQETLQDAIAAITQEPRVRANASGRTDAGVHALGQVANVYSATRLSCDALRKAINAKLPADVAVTDVAEAAQSFCANKDAVAKRYRYVIRDGRVPDPFTRKYAWFVKTNLDADAMRRAGACLVGRHDFRCFETEWPNRLTSVRTVTALTVERVEETIRLEVEADGFLYNMVRAIAGTLVQVGRGYWPEAQVGEVLRAMDRRLAGPTAPPEGLFLLRVTYPGEPGA; via the coding sequence ATGCGGAACCTCCGCCTCACGCTCCGCTACGACGGCACCGACTTCTCCGGCTGGCAGACGCAGCCCGGCCGGCGCACCGTGCAGGAGACGCTCCAGGACGCCATCGCGGCGATCACGCAGGAGCCGCGGGTGCGGGCGAACGCCAGCGGCCGCACCGACGCCGGGGTTCACGCGCTGGGTCAGGTGGCGAACGTGTACAGCGCCACGCGGCTGAGCTGCGACGCGCTGCGGAAGGCGATCAACGCCAAGCTGCCGGCGGACGTGGCGGTGACGGACGTGGCCGAGGCGGCGCAGAGCTTCTGCGCGAACAAGGACGCGGTGGCGAAGCGCTACCGCTACGTGATCCGCGACGGCCGCGTGCCCGACCCCTTCACGCGGAAGTACGCCTGGTTCGTGAAGACGAACCTCGACGCCGACGCGATGCGCCGGGCCGGCGCGTGCCTGGTCGGCCGGCACGACTTCCGCTGCTTCGAGACGGAGTGGCCGAACCGCCTCACCAGCGTGCGCACGGTCACGGCGCTGACGGTGGAGCGCGTCGAGGAGACGATCCGGCTGGAGGTGGAGGCGGACGGGTTCCTGTACAACATGGTCCGGGCGATCGCCGGGACGCTGGTGCAGGTCGGCCGCGGCTACTGGCCGGAGGCGCAGGTGGGCGAGGTGCTGCGGGCGATGGACCGCCGCCTGGCCGGCCCGACGGCGCCGCCCGAGGGGCTGTTCCTGCTGCGGGTCACATACCCCGGCGAGCCGGGAGCGTGA
- the aroA gene encoding 3-phosphoshikimate 1-carboxyvinyltransferase: MHDYPAEFAIVPLTAAPSATVTVPGSKSITNRALVLAALTPMDVPLRLTGALLSEDTEVMVAALQALGYAVEPHWDAAEPYVWFPYQERATVPATEADLFVANSGTTVRFLTALVAAGRGRYRLDGIPRMRERPIRDLLDALNQLRGVRATSEAGNGCPPVVIESDGVCTGQRVTVRAGVSSQFLSGLLMAAPHYAGDAEPVEIEVVGPTVSEPYIAMTLAMMRQWGYEVEAVGNVYRVPAASLHNLANYAIEPDASAASYFWAAAAVAGGRVTVAGLTRQSLQGDVRFVDVLAQMGCRVEECDSGITVHGGRLRGVDVDMNDISDTVMTLGAVALFADGPTTIRNVAHIRHKETDRIAALATELRKFGAAVAERDDGLTITPGPLRGAAVDTYNDHRMAMSLALVGLKVPGVVIRNPGCVAKTYPDFWRDLEALRRHEE, translated from the coding sequence ATGCACGACTACCCCGCCGAGTTCGCCATCGTCCCGCTGACCGCCGCGCCGAGCGCGACGGTCACCGTCCCCGGCAGCAAGAGCATCACCAACCGCGCCCTCGTACTCGCGGCGCTCACACCGATGGACGTGCCGCTACGGCTCACCGGTGCCCTCCTCAGTGAGGACACCGAGGTGATGGTCGCGGCCCTTCAAGCACTCGGCTACGCCGTCGAACCGCACTGGGACGCCGCCGAGCCGTACGTCTGGTTCCCGTACCAGGAGCGAGCGACCGTCCCGGCGACCGAGGCCGACTTGTTCGTCGCCAACTCGGGCACCACCGTCCGGTTCCTCACCGCACTCGTCGCCGCCGGGCGCGGCCGCTATCGGCTCGACGGCATCCCCCGGATGCGGGAGCGGCCGATTCGAGACCTGCTCGACGCGCTCAACCAACTCCGCGGCGTCCGGGCCACGAGCGAAGCCGGGAACGGCTGCCCGCCGGTGGTCATCGAGTCGGACGGGGTCTGCACCGGGCAGCGGGTCACCGTCCGGGCCGGGGTGAGTTCTCAATTCCTTAGCGGTCTGCTGATGGCCGCCCCGCACTACGCGGGTGACGCCGAACCCGTTGAGATTGAAGTGGTCGGCCCGACAGTGTCCGAGCCGTACATCGCCATGACGCTGGCGATGATGCGACAGTGGGGCTACGAGGTCGAAGCGGTCGGAAACGTGTACCGCGTCCCGGCCGCTTCACTCCACAACCTAGCGAACTACGCCATCGAGCCCGACGCCTCGGCGGCGTCATACTTCTGGGCCGCGGCGGCCGTGGCCGGCGGGCGCGTCACCGTGGCCGGGCTGACACGGCAGTCGCTCCAGGGCGACGTGCGGTTCGTGGACGTGCTCGCGCAGATGGGCTGCCGCGTCGAGGAGTGCGACAGCGGCATCACCGTCCACGGCGGCCGGCTCCGCGGCGTCGACGTGGACATGAACGACATCAGCGACACCGTCATGACGCTCGGCGCCGTCGCCCTCTTCGCCGACGGACCGACCACCATCCGCAACGTCGCCCACATCCGCCACAAGGAAACCGACCGCATCGCGGCGCTCGCCACCGAGTTGCGGAAGTTCGGCGCCGCCGTCGCGGAGCGCGACGACGGGCTGACGATCACGCCGGGGCCGCTGCGGGGCGCCGCGGTGGACACGTACAACGACCACCGCATGGCGATGAGCCTGGCGCTCGTGGGGCTGAAGGTGCCGGGCGTCGTGATCCGCAACCCGGGGTGCGTGGCGAAGACGTACCCCGATTTCTGGCGTGATTTGGAGGCGCTGAGGCGACACGAAGAATGA
- a CDS encoding serine/threonine-protein kinase — protein sequence MPTAPAPPPAVTDRQAFLAALCRSGILAPARLAKATAAVPDDATAAAAAAALVAAGFLTRFQAGRLLAGRTDGFVIDPYVIQEEVGRGPGGRVFKALHGSMHRTVAIKVLAAGRTRTPDAKEAFRREARAAAGLNHPNIITAFDASERGERAYVATEYVDGPDLARLVKARGPLPAAEACEIVRQAAVALEYAREQGMTHSGIKPTNLLVARASKTLPGCVVKVADFGISRLAPADAAVDTDTQLPAAGAADYAAPEAAGDHRSDLYSLGCVFYFLLTGRPPFPGGSAESKASRHRGEFPAPVEAQRPDVPPGVAEVVRRLLAKDPNARYPSAAALAARLDALAGGAGDEDGGYVAFDVPAGQASSSYQPGYLTGMNPPPAPTTGRHAPVGETLSDASPWAALTDEVRPPRRRGGVSAVTLLAVVLSVAGAVALGASLVLKAVAR from the coding sequence ATGCCCACCGCCCCCGCCCCACCCCCCGCCGTCACCGACCGCCAGGCCTTCCTCGCCGCCCTCTGCCGCTCCGGCATCCTCGCTCCGGCGCGGCTCGCCAAGGCGACCGCCGCCGTCCCCGACGACGCCACCGCCGCCGCCGCCGCCGCCGCGCTCGTCGCCGCCGGCTTCCTGACGCGCTTCCAGGCCGGCCGGCTCCTCGCCGGCCGCACCGACGGGTTCGTCATCGACCCCTACGTGATCCAGGAGGAAGTCGGTCGCGGCCCCGGCGGGCGGGTGTTCAAGGCGCTGCACGGGTCGATGCACCGCACGGTGGCCATCAAGGTGCTGGCCGCCGGCCGCACCCGCACCCCGGACGCGAAGGAGGCCTTCCGCCGCGAGGCGCGGGCCGCCGCCGGGCTGAACCACCCCAACATCATCACCGCGTTCGACGCCAGCGAGCGCGGCGAGCGGGCCTACGTGGCCACCGAGTACGTCGACGGCCCGGACCTGGCCCGGCTGGTAAAGGCGCGCGGCCCGCTGCCGGCGGCCGAGGCGTGCGAGATCGTCCGGCAGGCGGCCGTGGCGCTGGAGTACGCCCGCGAACAGGGCATGACCCACAGCGGCATCAAGCCCACGAACCTCCTCGTGGCGCGGGCGTCGAAGACGCTGCCCGGGTGCGTGGTGAAGGTGGCCGACTTCGGCATCTCCCGCCTGGCCCCGGCCGACGCGGCGGTGGACACCGACACGCAGCTGCCGGCCGCGGGCGCCGCCGACTACGCGGCCCCCGAGGCGGCCGGCGACCACCGCTCCGACCTGTACTCGCTCGGCTGCGTCTTCTACTTCCTGCTGACCGGCCGGCCGCCGTTCCCCGGCGGCAGCGCCGAGTCGAAGGCGAGTCGGCACCGGGGCGAGTTCCCGGCGCCGGTCGAGGCGCAGCGGCCGGACGTGCCGCCGGGCGTGGCCGAGGTGGTACGGCGGCTGCTGGCGAAGGATCCGAACGCGCGGTACCCGTCGGCGGCGGCGCTGGCGGCCCGGCTGGACGCGCTCGCCGGCGGTGCCGGGGACGAGGACGGCGGCTACGTGGCGTTCGACGTGCCGGCGGGGCAGGCGTCCAGTTCGTACCAGCCGGGCTACCTGACGGGGATGAACCCGCCGCCGGCGCCGACGACGGGCCGGCACGCCCCGGTCGGGGAGACGCTGTCGGACGCGTCGCCGTGGGCGGCGCTGACCGACGAAGTGCGGCCGCCGCGGCGGCGCGGTGGGGTGTCGGCGGTGACGCTGCTGGCGGTGGTGCTGTCGGTGGCGGGGGCGGTGGCGCTGGGCGCGTCGCTGGTGTTAAAGGCGGTGGCGCGGTAG
- a CDS encoding MFS transporter encodes MPNRHVVVWITAVAAMWMYIDRVCVSILADPIQTDLGLTDRERARALGAFFFTYALMQIPGGALADRFGPRLVLTLCIAAWSIVTAATGLVWSFAALVVVRLLLGISEAGAYPAAAGLVKRWARPDERGRFSATVAAGGRLGGAVAPAMTAVLAAALVAVGMVTWGENPSGVHWRGVFVVYGLFGIVVAVGFWAFVRDKPPEGIAEAAPAYAPEPDPAAEWHARPPAAPRRELSFLGRLGLLARTPNMWLFGIIQFCVNLSWAFLITLLPTFLKDADVDLGVRGWVQSGVLFAGCVGTFLGGYVADGCRRRFGPRWGRSGPMMAMMGTCCVTCAVAAAGPPLWVVVAMLVMMSLCQDVGVPSIWAFAQDVGGRNVGAALGWGNMLGNFGAALSPILLTEVQIAGGWGAAFGVGAVAYAVAVGCGLFLDATKPVEEEG; translated from the coding sequence ATGCCCAACCGCCACGTCGTCGTGTGGATCACCGCGGTCGCGGCGATGTGGATGTACATCGACCGCGTCTGCGTCTCCATCCTCGCCGACCCCATCCAGACCGACCTCGGCCTGACCGACCGCGAGCGCGCCCGGGCGCTCGGGGCGTTCTTCTTCACCTACGCCCTGATGCAAATCCCCGGCGGCGCCCTCGCCGACCGGTTCGGCCCGCGGCTCGTCCTCACCCTGTGCATCGCGGCGTGGTCGATCGTCACCGCGGCGACGGGGCTGGTGTGGTCGTTCGCGGCGCTGGTGGTGGTGCGGCTGTTGCTCGGCATCAGCGAGGCGGGGGCGTACCCGGCGGCCGCGGGGCTGGTGAAGCGGTGGGCGCGGCCGGACGAGCGCGGCCGGTTCAGCGCCACCGTCGCGGCCGGCGGCCGGCTCGGCGGGGCCGTGGCGCCGGCCATGACCGCGGTGCTTGCCGCCGCGCTGGTCGCCGTCGGCATGGTGACGTGGGGCGAGAACCCGTCCGGCGTCCACTGGCGCGGCGTGTTCGTGGTCTACGGCCTGTTCGGCATCGTGGTCGCCGTCGGGTTCTGGGCGTTCGTCCGCGACAAGCCGCCGGAGGGGATCGCGGAGGCGGCGCCGGCGTACGCGCCGGAGCCGGACCCGGCCGCCGAGTGGCACGCGCGGCCGCCGGCCGCGCCGCGGCGGGAGCTGTCGTTCCTGGGGCGGCTGGGGCTGCTGGCGCGGACGCCGAACATGTGGCTGTTCGGCATCATCCAGTTCTGCGTCAACCTGTCGTGGGCGTTCCTCATCACCCTGCTGCCGACGTTCCTCAAGGACGCCGACGTGGACCTGGGCGTGCGCGGCTGGGTGCAGTCGGGCGTGCTGTTCGCCGGGTGCGTGGGGACGTTCCTGGGCGGGTACGTGGCCGACGGCTGCCGCCGGCGGTTCGGCCCGCGGTGGGGGCGGTCGGGGCCGATGATGGCGATGATGGGGACGTGCTGCGTGACGTGCGCGGTGGCCGCGGCCGGCCCGCCGCTGTGGGTGGTGGTGGCGATGCTGGTGATGATGTCGCTGTGCCAGGACGTTGGCGTGCCGTCGATCTGGGCGTTCGCGCAGGACGTGGGCGGGCGGAACGTGGGGGCGGCGCTCGGCTGGGGGAACATGCTCGGGAACTTCGGCGCGGCGCTGTCGCCGATCCTGCTGACCGAGGTGCAGATCGCCGGCGGGTGGGGCGCGGCGTTCGGCGTGGGGGCGGTCGCCTACGCGGTGGCCGTCGGCTGCGGGCTGTTCCTGGACGCGACGAAGCCGGTGGAGGAGGAAGGATAG
- a CDS encoding dipeptidase — protein sequence MLLFDSHLDLGLNGVDWNRDLRMAVAEIRVQEITHNMTDPGRRTNTVSLPELKKAQIGVGVATVLARQERQINHPFGYTTPEACYAVAMSHLYYYKAMERAGWMRSIKTKRELQQHVADWRADPAGTPFGYILSMECGDPVLDPDNIREWYEMGLRAIGITHYGPNRYGGGTQCEVGLAVDALPLLRNIEELGIALDMTHLSDKAFWQVADRFGGKVLASHQNARKFADWQRQFSDEQIKHVISRGGVLGVAFDAVMLQPGWVRGQSQREVTIDRAVENIDHICQLAGNCKHAGVGSDLDGGYGTEQVPADLDTIADLQRIPELLAKRGYKTADIEAVMHGNWLRFFADVLPN from the coding sequence ATGCTGCTGTTCGACTCGCACCTCGACCTCGGCCTCAACGGCGTGGACTGGAACCGCGACCTCCGCATGGCCGTGGCCGAGATCCGCGTCCAGGAAATCACCCACAACATGACCGACCCCGGCCGGCGGACCAACACGGTCAGCCTGCCGGAGCTGAAGAAGGCGCAAATCGGCGTCGGCGTGGCCACGGTGCTGGCGCGGCAGGAGCGGCAGATCAACCACCCGTTCGGGTACACCACGCCCGAGGCCTGCTACGCGGTGGCGATGAGCCACCTGTACTACTACAAGGCGATGGAGCGCGCCGGCTGGATGCGCAGCATCAAGACGAAGCGCGAGCTGCAGCAGCACGTCGCCGACTGGCGCGCCGACCCGGCGGGCACGCCGTTCGGGTACATCCTGAGCATGGAGTGCGGCGACCCGGTACTCGACCCGGACAACATCCGCGAGTGGTACGAGATGGGGCTGCGGGCCATCGGCATCACCCACTACGGCCCCAACCGCTACGGCGGCGGCACGCAGTGCGAGGTGGGCCTGGCCGTGGACGCGCTGCCGCTGTTGCGGAACATCGAGGAGCTGGGCATCGCGCTGGACATGACGCACCTGTCGGACAAGGCGTTCTGGCAGGTGGCCGACCGGTTCGGCGGCAAGGTGCTGGCGAGCCACCAGAACGCCCGCAAGTTCGCCGACTGGCAGCGGCAGTTCTCGGACGAGCAGATCAAGCACGTCATCAGCCGCGGCGGCGTGCTCGGCGTGGCGTTCGACGCGGTGATGCTGCAACCCGGCTGGGTGCGCGGCCAGAGCCAGCGCGAGGTGACGATCGACCGCGCCGTCGAGAACATCGACCACATCTGCCAGCTCGCCGGCAACTGCAAGCACGCCGGCGTGGGGAGCGACCTGGACGGCGGCTACGGCACGGAGCAGGTGCCGGCCGACCTGGACACGATCGCCGACCTGCAGCGCATCCCGGAGTTGCTGGCGAAGCGCGGCTACAAGACGGCCGACATCGAAGCCGTGATGCACGGCAACTGGCTGCGGTTCTTCGCGGACGTGCTGCCGAACTGA
- a CDS encoding TolC family protein, translating into MNAPTRLALTCLAGLAGCAGPRLPTAHYPLPQGPPDAHAAGVLTYAPRPTPPADPKAGPFDLPPGLPGAGPPIAPPTFGKDTPQAEREAAVRKRYPALTPVGHLDAPAGEPLSLADLRAMAAAQSPVLRRAAAEADAAYGQVIQAGLYPNPTVGYQVDQVQPALRIPEGVKGSGAGQQGGYVNQLIKTAGKLKLAQQVAGFDYVNALVAVRRAEADVAAAVRAQYFAVLVAREGVEVNRALVALADEAYRRQLAETAAGQTAGYEPLQVHAMAEQARNALTQAEANYRGAWRQLAAAVGRPDLPPAPLAGSADQPPPDFDADRLRAWVLEQHTDVLTARNTQAQAQANLVLQRRSAIPDVTTNQYHEYDNLAQTYQFGLQVGIELPLTDRNQGNVRSAAARITRAAAHLQATQADLAGKVAEAFARYESSRTIATRHREHILPSLGRAYAALVRRHRTEPDKVAFDDVVLAQQNLGQAQQAYLSALDAQWRAVVDLANLGQLDDLFPPAP; encoded by the coding sequence GTGAACGCCCCCACCCGCCTCGCGCTGACGTGCCTCGCCGGGCTGGCCGGCTGCGCCGGGCCGCGGCTGCCGACGGCGCACTACCCCCTCCCCCAGGGGCCGCCCGACGCCCACGCCGCCGGCGTCCTCACGTACGCACCGCGCCCCACGCCGCCGGCCGACCCGAAGGCCGGCCCGTTCGACCTGCCGCCGGGGCTCCCCGGGGCCGGGCCGCCGATCGCCCCGCCGACGTTCGGCAAGGACACGCCGCAGGCCGAGCGCGAGGCCGCCGTCCGCAAGCGGTACCCCGCGCTCACCCCCGTCGGCCACCTCGACGCGCCCGCCGGCGAGCCGCTGTCGCTGGCCGACCTGCGCGCGATGGCCGCGGCGCAGAGCCCCGTCCTGCGCCGCGCCGCCGCCGAGGCCGACGCCGCCTACGGGCAGGTGATCCAGGCCGGGCTCTACCCCAACCCGACCGTCGGCTACCAGGTCGACCAGGTGCAGCCGGCGCTGCGCATCCCGGAGGGCGTGAAGGGGAGCGGCGCCGGGCAGCAGGGCGGGTACGTCAACCAGCTCATCAAGACGGCCGGGAAGCTGAAGCTGGCGCAGCAGGTGGCCGGGTTCGACTACGTGAACGCGCTGGTGGCCGTGCGCCGCGCCGAGGCCGACGTGGCGGCGGCGGTGCGCGCGCAGTACTTCGCCGTGCTCGTGGCCCGCGAGGGCGTCGAGGTCAACCGCGCGCTGGTGGCGCTGGCCGACGAGGCGTACCGCCGGCAGCTCGCCGAGACCGCCGCCGGGCAGACCGCCGGCTACGAGCCGCTGCAGGTTCACGCGATGGCCGAGCAGGCCCGCAACGCCCTCACGCAGGCCGAGGCCAACTACCGCGGGGCGTGGCGCCAGCTGGCCGCGGCCGTGGGCCGGCCCGACCTGCCGCCCGCGCCGCTGGCCGGCTCCGCCGACCAGCCGCCCCCGGACTTCGACGCCGACCGCCTGCGCGCGTGGGTGCTGGAGCAGCACACCGACGTGCTGACCGCCCGCAACACGCAGGCGCAGGCGCAGGCGAACCTGGTGCTCCAGCGCCGCTCGGCCATCCCGGACGTGACGACCAACCAGTACCACGAGTACGACAACCTGGCGCAGACGTACCAGTTCGGCCTGCAGGTCGGCATCGAGTTGCCGCTGACGGACCGCAACCAGGGGAACGTCCGCAGCGCGGCGGCGCGGATCACCCGGGCGGCGGCCCACCTCCAGGCCACGCAGGCCGACCTGGCCGGGAAGGTGGCGGAGGCGTTCGCGCGGTACGAGTCGAGCCGGACGATCGCAACGCGGCACCGCGAGCACATCCTGCCGAGCCTGGGCCGGGCGTACGCGGCGCTGGTCCGCCGCCACCGGACGGAGCCCGACAAGGTGGCGTTCGACGACGTGGTGCTGGCGCAGCAGAACCTGGGCCAGGCGCAGCAGGCGTACCTGAGCGCGCTGGACGCGCAGTGGCGCGCCGTGGTGGACCTGGCGAACCTCGGCCAGCTCGACGACCTGTTCCCCCCGGCCCCGTAG
- a CDS encoding HNH endonuclease signature motif containing protein — MGKAKRTKPEERKNLPVNLVTKVLTESGYRCAVPTCRNILALDMHHIWEVNVGGPDEPWNLIALCPTCHALYHRGTIKEASIFAWKSMLMTLGRAFDLDTIDKLLFLHTIPEQLLVMSGDGVLQFSRLVGAGLVVFSLKANNNWTLVTYQVQLTEKGRLLVTAWKSGDSKELGQVLSPPEPIAPYTREFTEEDWIEHEGVFIFGVPVSVHRRGFAPSFKVYTKTDEGLKEGLSATVTIPANSVTIQTEKPFAGTIEIH, encoded by the coding sequence ATGGGCAAGGCGAAGCGGACGAAGCCCGAGGAGCGGAAGAACCTTCCGGTCAACCTCGTTACCAAGGTCCTGACGGAATCCGGGTATCGCTGCGCCGTCCCGACGTGCCGCAATATCCTCGCCCTCGACATGCACCACATCTGGGAGGTGAACGTCGGGGGACCGGACGAGCCCTGGAACCTCATCGCCCTCTGCCCGACGTGTCACGCCCTGTACCACCGGGGGACGATCAAGGAGGCGTCGATCTTCGCCTGGAAGTCCATGCTCATGACCCTCGGCCGGGCGTTCGACCTGGACACGATCGACAAGCTGCTGTTCCTCCACACCATCCCCGAGCAGCTGCTCGTCATGTCAGGGGATGGGGTGCTCCAGTTCTCCCGCCTCGTCGGGGCCGGGCTCGTCGTGTTCTCCCTCAAGGCGAACAACAACTGGACCCTCGTGACCTACCAAGTGCAACTCACCGAGAAGGGCCGCTTGCTCGTGACCGCCTGGAAGAGCGGGGACAGCAAGGAGCTCGGGCAGGTGTTGAGTCCACCTGAACCAATCGCACCGTACACGAGAGAGTTCACCGAGGAGGACTGGATCGAGCACGAGGGGGTGTTCATCTTCGGCGTTCCCGTCAGCGTACACCGTCGCGGGTTCGCCCCGTCGTTCAAGGTGTACACGAAGACCGACGAGGGGCTCAAGGAGGGGTTGAGCGCGACCGTCACTATTCCCGCGAACTCCGTCACGATCCAGACCGAGAAGCCCTTCGCAGGCACGATCGAGATTCACTAG
- a CDS encoding TIGR03067 domain-containing protein: MSEPTPGRAPASVGTWRQAAVVADGKDIPVGRSTHLTVTPDGYTVTVLGRVYQTGTSVADHSTDPPRSDVTINTGAAAGHTLRQIFRVDGDVLVACAAGPDGDRPTAFASPPGSGHTLSVWVRVPDQPPPSITPAVWWVVLIVSLMVGGGFGEAAEKGVVGELGVWGALAVRCTVSGVLVGLLAYGLSRLTRADRFTRAGLAGFGVLFGVALPLTLGVYENLRKLLEPEHGWLGWGLALLAGSAAGLAASAVLVAVLKRAGLTTPEA; the protein is encoded by the coding sequence ATGAGCGAACCGACCCCCGGCCGCGCGCCGGCTTCCGTGGGCACCTGGCGGCAGGCCGCGGTGGTCGCCGACGGCAAGGACATTCCGGTCGGCCGGTCCACGCACCTCACCGTCACCCCGGACGGGTACACGGTGACGGTACTCGGCCGGGTCTACCAGACCGGCACGTCCGTGGCCGACCACTCGACCGACCCGCCCCGGTCCGACGTGACCATCAACACCGGTGCGGCCGCCGGGCACACGCTGCGGCAAATCTTCCGCGTGGACGGCGACGTGCTGGTGGCGTGCGCCGCCGGCCCCGACGGCGATCGGCCGACGGCATTCGCGAGCCCGCCGGGGAGCGGCCACACCCTGAGCGTGTGGGTGCGGGTGCCGGACCAGCCGCCGCCGAGCATCACGCCGGCCGTGTGGTGGGTCGTGCTCATCGTGTCGCTGATGGTCGGCGGCGGGTTCGGCGAGGCGGCGGAGAAGGGCGTGGTCGGCGAGCTGGGGGTGTGGGGCGCGCTGGCGGTGCGGTGTACCGTCAGCGGGGTGCTGGTGGGGCTGCTGGCTTACGGGCTGTCGCGGCTCACCCGGGCGGACCGGTTCACGCGGGCGGGCCTGGCCGGGTTCGGCGTGCTGTTCGGCGTCGCCCTGCCGCTGACGCTCGGGGTGTACGAGAACCTGCGGAAGCTGCTGGAGCCGGAGCACGGCTGGCTCGGCTGGGGGCTGGCGCTGCTGGCCGGGTCCGCGGCCGGGCTGGCGGCGTCGGCGGTGCTCGTGGCGGTGCTGAAGCGCGCCGGGCTGACCACGCCGGAGGCGTGA